The following are encoded in a window of Megalobrama amblycephala isolate DHTTF-2021 linkage group LG19, ASM1881202v1, whole genome shotgun sequence genomic DNA:
- the serf2a gene encoding small EDRK-rich factor 2: MTRGNQRELARQKNAKKQSDMHKGKRNDDGLSAAARKQRDAEIMQQKQKKANEKSDSKAK; the protein is encoded by the exons ATGACCA GGGGAAACCAGCGTGAACTTGCTCGCCAGAAAAATGCCAAGAAGCAAAGTGATATGCACAAGGGCAAGAGAAATGACGATGGTTTATCTGCTGCTGCCCGAAAGCAGAG AGATGCAGAAATAATGCAACAGAAGCAAAAGAAAGCCAATGAAAAGTCGGATTCTAAAGCCAAATAG